One genomic segment of Rhizobium gallicum bv. gallicum R602sp includes these proteins:
- a CDS encoding DMT family transporter → MTKAFQGYIYLTLAMITVGSTVIASKIIASSLPPFTATALRFAAAFPFFLLLMQITRLRLPKLSRHDWLILVTQAGAGSVGYTTLLISGLQLTSATNAGVIIGTLPVVSAVISILVLGERPHRFLLLAIALAAFGVFWVALTPGASAGGSLTGNVLILGAVICEGLFILLNKRMQSEILPLTQSALMTGIGFFVAGIPALFESHAASGFSAAALLAVVYYALVPTVGGFILWYAGLERVSGSEASLFTAIAPVSAVIFAFVLLGEPVGFHQIFGVACVLAAVLGLGLSALARVRRA, encoded by the coding sequence ATGACAAAGGCATTTCAGGGCTACATCTATCTGACACTGGCGATGATCACGGTCGGCAGCACGGTAATCGCCAGCAAGATCATCGCATCAAGCCTTCCGCCGTTTACGGCAACGGCGCTGCGTTTCGCCGCGGCCTTCCCCTTCTTCCTGCTTTTGATGCAAATCACCAGATTGCGGCTGCCGAAACTGTCGCGCCACGATTGGCTCATCCTCGTGACGCAGGCAGGAGCGGGCAGCGTCGGCTATACGACGTTGTTGATCTCCGGCCTGCAGCTGACGTCGGCGACGAATGCCGGCGTCATCATCGGCACGCTCCCGGTCGTCTCGGCGGTGATCTCGATCCTCGTTCTCGGCGAGAGGCCGCACCGCTTCCTGCTGCTTGCCATCGCGCTTGCTGCTTTCGGCGTATTCTGGGTCGCGTTGACGCCGGGCGCATCCGCAGGCGGCTCACTGACCGGGAATGTGCTGATCCTCGGCGCCGTCATCTGCGAGGGGCTATTCATTCTTCTCAACAAGCGCATGCAGAGCGAGATCCTGCCGCTCACGCAGTCGGCGCTGATGACCGGCATCGGTTTCTTCGTTGCCGGCATTCCGGCTCTCTTCGAAAGCCATGCCGCAAGCGGTTTTTCCGCAGCGGCGCTCTTAGCCGTCGTCTATTATGCGCTGGTGCCCACCGTCGGCGGCTTCATCTTGTGGTACGCGGGCTTAGAGCGCGTCAGCGGCAGCGAGGCTTCGCTGTTTACGGCAATCGCTCCGGTCTCCGCCGTCATTTTTGCCTTCGTGCTGCTCGGCGAGCCGGTCGGCTTCCATCAGATTTTCGGCGTCGCCTGTGTGCTCGCCGCCGTTCTGGGGCTCGGCTTGTCTGCACTTGCCCGGGTGCGGCGCGCGTGA
- a CDS encoding GYD domain-containing protein, protein MTTYVMLISWTDQGVRSARDSAKRLDAAKKALGEMGGSFKDFFLTMGEYDMVSICEAPDDAVMARFTLQLATAGNVRTKTLKAFPEAAYREIIGSLG, encoded by the coding sequence ATGACCACATACGTCATGCTTATCAGCTGGACGGATCAAGGCGTTCGCAGTGCACGCGACTCGGCAAAAAGGCTGGACGCGGCAAAGAAGGCGCTCGGCGAGATGGGCGGCTCCTTCAAGGATTTCTTTCTGACGATGGGTGAATACGACATGGTCTCGATATGCGAGGCGCCGGACGACGCGGTGATGGCGCGGTTCACGCTGCAGCTTGCGACGGCCGGCAACGTTCGCACCAAAACGCTGAAGGCGTTCCCGGAGGCTGCCTATCGCGAAATCATAGGCTCGCTCGGCTAG
- a CDS encoding AraC family transcriptional regulator, whose amino-acid sequence MAKRQFTMHRSAVAGVEAVEAETRRSFARHTHEQFGIGLIVSGAQKSLSGRGMVEAEAGDLITVNPNEVHDGAPIGEGRSWRILYFDPAIIGDLAQDVGESGMMRSEIPRPVIQNSVLAARFASLFAAITSRSTKDDLAREELLLGVVAAVMREQPMPEVARMAPGTIGKAKSLIDGDPLANVSLADLARESGLSRFQLLRGFAKATGMTPHAYLIQARIHMARRLIASGTSLAEAALASGFADQSHMTRVFTAKYGLTPRVYATALA is encoded by the coding sequence GTGGCCAAACGTCAGTTCACAATGCACCGTTCGGCGGTGGCCGGGGTGGAGGCCGTGGAAGCGGAAACCCGCCGCAGTTTCGCACGGCATACGCATGAACAATTCGGCATCGGCCTGATTGTCTCCGGTGCGCAGAAGTCGCTGAGCGGGCGCGGCATGGTCGAAGCGGAAGCCGGCGATCTCATCACCGTCAATCCGAACGAGGTCCATGACGGCGCACCGATCGGCGAGGGGCGGTCGTGGCGCATCCTCTATTTCGATCCGGCGATCATCGGCGATCTCGCGCAGGATGTCGGCGAAAGCGGAATGATGCGCTCGGAAATTCCGCGCCCCGTTATTCAAAACAGCGTCCTTGCAGCACGCTTCGCAAGCCTCTTTGCCGCAATCACCAGCCGCTCCACGAAAGATGACCTTGCACGCGAAGAACTGCTCCTCGGCGTTGTTGCAGCTGTGATGCGCGAACAGCCGATGCCGGAAGTAGCGCGTATGGCGCCGGGCACGATCGGCAAGGCGAAGAGCCTGATTGACGGCGATCCTCTCGCCAATGTCTCGCTTGCCGATCTTGCGCGCGAAAGCGGCCTTAGCCGGTTTCAGCTGCTGCGCGGTTTTGCGAAAGCAACCGGCATGACGCCGCATGCCTATCTGATCCAGGCGCGCATTCACATGGCCCGCCGCCTGATCGCTTCCGGCACGTCGCTTGCCGAGGCGGCCCTCGCCAGCGGCTTTGCCGATCAGAGCCACATGACACGCGTCTTCACGGCCAAATACGGCCTCACGCCGCGTGTCTATGCCACGGCACTTGCCTGA
- a CDS encoding DUF930 domain-containing protein, whose amino-acid sequence MQKFVAKRWGEISWGVTASIALHIAVVAFFLVKLPEKTPQPPEEETVNVDLVPPPEEEKKPEEKKAEEKKAEEQKPPERPPELPKIEEKAEQKPPAPPPPPPPPPPPAPEAKPEEKPSEPPKSEARNNPSDKEGKGQGMPVLRPVFEFGDKDSGPRKSETGNASAGAGKPPTPPDEPKPDEPKPAETAAAKPPATDQPPANPVPDDVNLPQVDVANIDPQKNGPAAGAEDQAKIGFEQAKPADQPKIDQTETTKAEKPAELKEAKTLFSQNETDDPIARTAMGNMPRGRRAAQLCSTELREQLVHGSPAYNPVMVPTYALPRGTVLDVRRGAFRTREGWYDVQFRCEVDEGVTKVVSFAVDVGDPIPPSLWRSRNLPEF is encoded by the coding sequence ATGCAGAAGTTCGTCGCAAAGCGCTGGGGAGAGATCAGTTGGGGTGTCACAGCCTCGATCGCGCTGCATATTGCCGTCGTTGCGTTTTTCCTGGTGAAGCTGCCTGAAAAGACGCCGCAGCCGCCGGAAGAGGAGACGGTGAACGTCGATCTCGTGCCTCCGCCGGAAGAGGAAAAGAAGCCGGAGGAGAAGAAGGCCGAGGAAAAAAAGGCGGAAGAGCAAAAGCCGCCCGAGAGACCTCCCGAACTGCCGAAGATCGAGGAGAAGGCTGAGCAGAAACCGCCAGCACCCCCGCCACCTCCGCCGCCACCACCTCCTCCGGCGCCGGAAGCCAAGCCGGAAGAGAAGCCGTCCGAACCGCCGAAATCCGAAGCCAGGAACAATCCCTCCGACAAGGAGGGGAAGGGACAGGGAATGCCCGTCCTGAGGCCCGTCTTCGAATTTGGCGACAAGGATAGTGGCCCGCGCAAATCCGAAACGGGCAATGCTTCGGCGGGGGCTGGCAAGCCGCCGACGCCGCCCGACGAGCCGAAACCGGATGAGCCCAAACCTGCCGAAACGGCCGCGGCAAAGCCTCCCGCCACGGACCAGCCGCCGGCAAACCCGGTGCCGGACGATGTCAATCTGCCGCAGGTTGATGTGGCCAATATCGATCCGCAGAAGAACGGACCTGCGGCTGGCGCAGAAGACCAGGCGAAAATCGGTTTCGAACAGGCAAAGCCTGCGGACCAGCCCAAGATCGACCAGACGGAAACGACGAAGGCCGAAAAGCCTGCCGAGCTGAAGGAAGCAAAGACGCTGTTCTCGCAGAACGAAACGGATGATCCGATCGCCCGGACCGCCATGGGCAACATGCCGCGCGGGAGGCGGGCCGCGCAGCTTTGCAGCACCGAGCTTCGCGAGCAACTGGTTCACGGATCGCCCGCTTACAATCCGGTGATGGTCCCCACTTACGCGCTGCCGCGCGGTACGGTGCTCGATGTCCGGCGCGGTGCCTTCCGCACGCGCGAGGGCTGGTACGACGTTCAATTCCGCTGCGAGGTGGACGAGGGCGTAACCAAGGTCGTCTCGTTTGCCGTCGATGTCGGCGATCCGATCCCGCCCAGCCTGTGGCGGAGCCGTAATCTTCCGGAGTTCTGA